GACGGTGTAAGCGATGATACACAAGCTTTCATAAACGCTTTAGACCACAATGTAGGGATTGAGGGAGAGAAAAAACACGGAACAGTTTACATACCACCAGGAAATTATGTGATAAAAGACACGCTGATAATCTGGAAAGGCACCCATCTTATCGGGGACATGAGCAACCCACCTACTCTAATTCTCCCCTCAAAAACGGAGGGTTTCTCTGACGCCTCAAACCCCAAGCCGCTGATTGTAACCGCGAATGGTTGGGGAATGGACCCTAAATCCCGTGATTGGCAAACTCGCAGAGATGATAAAGGTGGTTCCACAAATAACACTTTCTTCACAAGCATTAGAAATATAAAGATAAGAATTGAGAGTGGGAATCCAGGTGCGATAGGAATCTACTGGTGCGTTGCACAGGCTACCGCTTTAAGAGATGTTGAGATTGAGGGAGGCGATGCCTACGCTTGTATCAGGACTTCCCTATGGGGCGGTGGTGGAGTGATTTCCAATATAAAGGTTATAGGTGGAGAAAGAGGATGGGAAGTAGACCAGACGAGCCAATTCCTTATTCGCTCCGCCACTTTCTCCCAACAAAGCCTATACGCTATCCGCCTTAGAGGTATCTGGAACTTCGTCTTCTTAGACCTTCGTATATCAAATGTAAAATCGGGCGTTGTGTTAGAGGGTGGGAATTGCGTTAGCTTTATAGATTCCTCCTTTGAAAATATAGAGGATGGGATAGGGATAAGCCCTCAACCAATGCCAGCTTGTCTTTTCCTCCAAAATATAACCTCCGAAGGATTAAAGGAAATAGTAAAGGGTCTCCTCTTTGCTGATGGGAATAGAATTGACAGATGGATTGCGAGCGAAGAGATATACAAGGATGGCGAGAAGGTTGCCAAAATACAATTTAAGGGAAAATTGGAAAAATTGCCGTCGCCTGCTTTCCCTCGGATGAGCGAAAAAGTGAGGAGCGTTACGGAGTTTGGGGCATTGCCCGATGACGGCATTGACGATACCGAGGCAATCCAAGAAGCGATAAATAAATGCGAAGAGATATACTTTCCTTCAGGAGAGTATCTAATCTCCGACACTCTTCACTTGAAACCCCATACAAAGCTCTTCGGCGAGCATCCTGCGCGTATTATCCTTCGCTCGGAAAAGGAGAAATTCAAAGAGCCTGATAATCCAGCCCCAATGATAGAGACGCCAGATGCTCCAGATGGAACTATTACAATAGTGAACATGTTCTTATCAATAGATGAAGCAATGAATGGTGCTTACTTTATTAATTGGCGTGTAGGTGAGAAATCAAAGATTGTTGATGTTTACCTCTTCGCTAACGAAAATCAGCCATTTATTTGGAGGATAAGTGGGAAAGGAGGTGGCTTTTTCGAGAATCTATGGTGGCCTGCGGGATACGCTATTGAGGGGAAAACAGGAGCGATTATAACTTCAACCGGAAGGAAGTGGTTTTACAGCTGGCAACACGAACACTTCTCCCAATATCCCGTTATATTTAGAAACGTATTATTTGTTTAGCCCAATTTGAGAACGACTATCCGGTCTCGGTTTGGCTTGATAATTGCAGGGACATAACAATATACGGAGCTCTCTCAGGGAACTGGTTGGTTATGCGTCCCTCCTTCTTTCAGATAGACGGAGGGAGAAGAATAGAGCTTTTCAATCTATGTTGGCTGGGTGCACATAATGGGGTGCTGAGCAGAAAGGAAATAGAGGAAAAGACTTGGGAGAAAATACAACCAAATATCAACGAGTGGTCGGTCATTGGCGCATATTTGTTAAAATAAAGGTTAGGCGGGGTTCCTGGGGTAGGGGAAATTCCAAAATATGAAATTAAGCTCTCTGTCATTTCCAGGAGCATAGCGACGAAGCAATCCGGGTTTGCAAACTGTGTTGGTGTAGCCAATCTATATTGGCAAACCCGGCATTGGCAAACCCGGCGTTTTTTTAAATGTGTCTGGAAAAAGGAAACTTTTTCCTTTCTTAAAGGCTTTCATCATTTAAAGCTCGTTATCCTTATATCCTGCGAGCGGAATTTTTGGGAAAAAATGGATAAATAAATATCTCTTATAGTCCTTCAAAATAGACGGGTGTATCGTTTATTGTTATAAGCCTGTCCGAAATTGGATTCCCCATAATATCAAATGCTCTCATGCCTTTTGGCAATTGAAACTTATGCTCTTTTCCATTCTCCGACCAAGCAACGCCTATGCGTTCTTTCCCGTTGCGAAACCAGTAGATTATTATCCCTTCCCTTCGCTCCTTCTTCTCAAAGACAGCCTCAGGAGGAAGCAAATTAGCCATAGCCGATATCACAGGATAAATCTTCCTCGGCGTCCCGCCATATTCAAAGAAGACCCCTCCCGCATCAACTCCGTTTATCTCCCCACAGGTCCCAGCGTGGAGGAAAATCTTCCCTCCACCATTCGCGAAGAACATAGTGGCAAACTTAACCAACCACTCCGAAGCTGCCCTTTCATCCGAATGAAGGGCACTTCTCATAGCGGAATCGCCGAAGAAGCTCTTGAATGGAACGACGGGAGGGTCGTCATCGGCATAACAACCAATCTCCGTCAGCCAAATCGGCTTTGCTTCCCCTCTTCTCTTCATCTCGTTCCAGAGCTTCTCAAGGGAATCGCAAAGCCCATCGGGATTGCCTCCGCTGTAAAGATGGAGGTCAAGGACATCCACCCATCTCAATCCTCCGCCATCCACAAAGTTCCTTGTCCATTGATTATCCGCCCAAATCCCAATTCCACCAACCACTTTCGCCTCTGGCTGGTTAGCCTTTATCGTCTCATAAGCGATGCGCAGGAGGCGAATATA
This sequence is a window from bacterium. Protein-coding genes within it:
- a CDS encoding glycoside hydrolase family 55 protein, translated to MVKTALLLLLLILSLPKEGKTQADPYASLPHGTMFRNVRDFGAKGDGVSDDTQAFINALDHNVGIEGEKKHGTVYIPPGNYVIKDTLIIWKGTHLIGDMSNPPTLILPSKTEGFSDASNPKPLIVTANGWGMDPKSRDWQTRRDDKGGSTNNTFFTSIRNIKIRIESGNPGAIGIYWCVAQATALRDVEIEGGDAYACIRTSLWGGGGVISNIKVIGGERGWEVDQTSQFLIRSATFSQQSLYAIRLRGIWNFVFLDLRISNVKSGVVLEGGNCVSFIDSSFENIEDGIGISPQPMPACLFLQNITSEGLKEIVKGLLFADGNRIDRWIASEEIYKDGEKVAKIQFKGKLEKLPSPAFPRMSEKVRSVTEFGALPDDGIDDTEAIQEAINKCEEIYFPSGEYLISDTLHLKPHTKLFGEHPARIILRSEKEKFKEPDNPAPMIETPDAPDGTITIVNMFLSIDEAMNGAYFINWRVGEKSKIVDVYLFANENQPFIWRISGKGGGFFENLWWPAGYAIEGKTGAIITSTGRKWFYSWQHEHFSQYPVIFRNVLFV